Sequence from the Bombus pyrosoma isolate SC7728 linkage group LG3, ASM1482585v1, whole genome shotgun sequence genome:
TTTGCATCAAATGGTTCCGCAGGATATACCGTCGGAGTACACTATAGaggattattttttttatatcattttaaataaattaaaatatttatatatttatatgtctttatattatacaattcatatgtgaataataattatctttttacttAAATCTTTTACTTATATCTTTTACTTAAATCATTACTATAAGCTATCAACAAGTTGATACTATGAtatgtaagaaatttaaaaagatatgatttattaatattaagaaaaatgtttgttatcATTAAgtaatatgcaaatttttttctaatatatattttagtaaaacgatatttagtaaattaaaacaaaaaacatatattttttaaatatatacttaaaattaaaaagcttttttatattaacataatatgGAACTTATATCTAAAGTGCGTGTGTAGAtcttttttaaagtaaattcttttccatttaaattaattttctatattccaATAATTCGAACTAAGGACACAAGTACTCCATTgcaaattattatgatataaagaatttataacactaataatattaaatttctaataaagcATAaactgttttataaatatatattcataatacgAAGAGAAGTTGAACGCTGATTGATTAGCTCAAGCGAAGGAGCGATAAAAATACAGTCGATCAATGCTCATACCAAAAATAGACTAATCTTAAAAGCAGTCacttaaagaatatttttaagcttctaataaataattaagagaTACTTACTTTAAACGGATAATACTGTTGTTGTGACATTTTTGACTACGCAGGAAACTgcctaaaataaataaaggtaaTTGTTAGTTAAATTGATCAATaccaaaaaataatataaatgtctGTATTGTACATTGcaatataatctataatattattttttatgttaatttatgcTTATATgcatgaaaatgtatttaaaataaaaatatttttaaaaatttaccaatAAACTGTTtccgaaaaataaaaacggagAGAAGCTTTACGTTTGATAGCCGGGTAACCAATGATGGGCACACCCACTTTCGCATCACGTcatgtacatacgtacatagtTCTTTCAAGGTGCTTACTAACTAGAGAGTGAGTAATGAGTAAGAGAAAAAAGGCCACAATGCTTCCAATGACATCATAACGAatactatatgtataaacgtatatacttatacttacATATTTACTTAATCATTATGAAATCAAGATTCGGAAATGTCATCAGTTAACGTATTTTGTATGTCCTCTTATGTTTACTAAATTTGTGCTACACTATACGTGGATTTTtaagtttgaaattatatcgttgcattttctttatactcatataataatagaataactGTAGttcaattggaaattttataacaacttctttcgataatttttagaaGGTTATTcgtcttttacaatttttttgtttagtACATTCTATATTAGCAACTCttacaaaaagaagaatgcaatgtaatttattttaataaatttctttatttttatttgcagttaaatattgtttttgcCTGTATAAGAGAATATCAACAAAGAAGGATTTCCAGTATCAAGTTATaagtgtaaaatattcaaacttacatttttttatagtttacttattgcaaaaattaaaattttacacatccaaataattaaactattttcttggtatctatataatacaatattgatGCATTAcataagatttaaaaatttagtcGGATcatcaatataaaatataacgaaaactgctgatttaattatttttatataatgttaaatttattaaaattatgttagTTAAGTCTAGATATGTTTTTATACAGATATATTCACCCGGTATGACTATTGTGAaagaaatatacgtaataggatagagaatatttataattgttatattccTATGtacgtaaaatttaatatacatataaatacagGCATACATatacgaaaaaataataagcgtaataaaatatatagtgtTAATTATGctattgaattaaaatagattgaaattatattttcaaactatcaatatttttttatgtatgtaaacattaaaatgtgttttatacaaaattacatgggaattaaatatacatatatcatatcaGTAAAAATGACATATGTGTAGTTTAAATCTTTCACACTAGAGTACGATTTTcatgtatctttcttttttaaaagatGGCTCATTAGCGCGGTAACGCCTCTTTTCTGCTAATACTCCGATCATCGACCATTCACTGATGTTCGACTACGCATCGAGATTTCAAATGTTGTTTCCTACAACATTGGCGGCATGTCGCGTTTAAcctgtttatttattaaaagagatacacaatataatatatttcaattatctaGTAATAAGACGTTACAATTTGAGGGTTCTACGAAAAATGGCTGATCGCTAAATTTGTTGTGTGTATGTGCATTAATACAAGGGGAAAATTCTGTGAAAGGAATAAATAACCTAACGTAATATCGATTTGTGCAAAACGCGCGTAAATATGCCGCGTACCAAAGCATCACCAAAAAAATGTGTTAAAACAACAAATTCACATCCAGGCACAAATACATGGGTTTTCCTAATGAAAGgtgcataaataaaaattatttcgcatTTAAATTCctctattatatagtatttataacCGTTAGACATATACCAGTATTACCCAAGATGATTaaacttattaataattctaaatattttcctattatttattaattttaaatattttcctatttcttaTTGTTTCATTAGTTACactatatttcttaataatatattcataaaatggATCAACATAATCTCTATGCCTTCCAGGTGatagtttaaataatacaGATGGTGGTGTACCtgatgttattaaattaagacATCCAGCTACAAATCAACCTGCAATGTTTGTATTTAGTCCAGGCAATGTAACAGTACAAGAAGTTCTGACatttgatgaaaataaaaggtCATGGTTTATAGATGATAATGTAAAATCTGATGGAAAGTTACATTTATCTACTCCCATTGatccaatatttttaatattaccttATTTAAGAAAGGTAAATCtccattattatattttacttattattatatatgttaatctattatgacataatgtagGGATTTAATTGACTCTGTTATGGATTTAATATTCTAAGTactagtaaaaatattacactcGTAGTCGCAACAAGCACAACCATTAGAACAATGTCTTTGGGATGAAGATTTTATAGAAACGACACGTCTTACTCAATGTCAGAATTTAAAACTGACTCTAGTCGCTGATCGTAAGGGAGATGAATCTTTACAAgcttataaatttaatgaagaaaaagcATTAATCTGGTTGCATAAGAAAGTGGAAAGAGTAATTGAAGTATTAAAACAGAAGGGCATTCATGTATCACAGGGTGCTATTAGTGCTACTTATGTTAAAAGTACTAAACTTGAAACTGCTTCAGAAGTGGgtaagatatgaaataaatttcatgcatgaaaaattttagtaaatagcaaattcaattattgtttcaataaacATTCAGGGATAAAACAATATCTATTTATGTTGAGATTAGGAAAAGGTATTAATATACTCATTTCttgtttagaatatttaaaatatgcaCATGGCATTGTATCAGAGTATCTTCAAGAAgatttatcaaaaaaattagcacaacatttaaatttagcAGATGAAtcagaaaataagaaacggaAATTAAGTAGTCCTAAAGATACcgttgaagaaaagaaacctAAGAAAGATACAACTGAAAATGAATCAGTATTAAAACCAAAAACACCTGAGTCAACTAAATTAGAaaaggtaatttaaaaaagggTACTTGTGTCTTTCAATGCATTTTTATAACATAGGTTTTCatgatatatctttttatatagcCTCAAAAAACTACAATTGGTAAGAAAGAATTAGCTAGACAAAAAGCAGCAGCTGGATCCAAGAGCATTACTAGCttctttaagaaaaaataaattttagataatttgagaaatctaaatatataaaaatttttgaaatctcaaatattgcaatatgtaTACATTCAAGTTGTAGCACTGTTATTCAGAACCAGGTTCACaacattgtaaaaatatcttgagatattttaaatagttgTTTAACCAATAGACAACTCTAATCAATAagcaatttcttaaatattttttaatatatatgttgcAATCTCTCTACACTGGGGAATAGAgtatttaagtatttattataattttggatgtacgtaaaatatattataaaaaacaaaaattttgaaaatagcaAGTTTGAACATGTAAAAGTATTGATCGTGTTCacaatacattatttttaaattaaaaaatatattaaaaagtaatttaaaatggattatttttaaatagataatttaatattaaacttatATGATGTATAACTCATAACGTAttggaaaaaaattcattgtaaaatatcttatacAGTCTGGAAGAATCAATTACCAAGGATCACGATAGTGGccttaaatataacaaaatctaTTAGTTATTACAGCAAATGTACTAATTACCATTATTGATAACAAAATATCagaagttttatttaaatttttaaatccgTATTTGAGATTgtgtataattgaaaaatctaattgtacaatattgtTCAACATTCATCAATTTGTATTATTGAATGTTTCTACATGTAATTTCGAAAACTAATCTAATAGTACAAGCACAAAAATAACATCTGATTTTAACATCTCAaagttcaatatttttgtatatattttgtatatccaTATACAGTTAAATATGTCAATATTTGAAAGCGTTTGTATTTGTTTGGCATATTTCTACTGCtcaaaataattgtaatcaatcagtcatttttaataaaaaggtaaaatattaaaaaattaaatgtatcgtatatgtatttaaaatattgttaatgtgatgtaattatcaatttttgtttttattgaaAGCCTAATATTAATGTAGATATTTCAAgttcataaaaaaatgaataaaaattttaacatatatttcatagtTACTAAGaaagtacataaaattttaagaaaagaaacatttcaataaattcaaataataaatactaatttGAGCAATAGTATTTAGAAGCTTTATGTTAatacaaaatgatataatttaatttgttaatatactAACTTGTCTCAAACTAAACTTTGTTAAGGtgatatttaaagtaatattgAAGAGtcaaaatagaaagaatatgGAGTGAACAATATTTAAGTAGTTAGTATTGTTCGATTTCACACACATGAGTTTTTAAGTATTTTGGAGAAAAGATAAATCAGATATGAATATGCATAATGAACTGATACTTAGTACTTAAATTAGGAGactgaaaatacttaaatTGATTCATTAAAGTGAAGCCacattaaaataaactttgtgagataataaatacatattttaatcattattaCTTCTTTATTAATAGCAGTGATAAACGTTTTGATATCAGGTTTAGCAGGATTAACACtttataaatcatattaattatgaaactcTTCTTATTTTGTACTAATTGCAAGTCCATTACCATTCCTTTTatatcttgtatttttcttacaacTTTTTAGTAGCTTTTCTTATACTTATAGaacatctttatacaaaatttagcAAAATAACGgaacatttcatttatatcaaaatCTTCAATaacttattatagatattcatctgtaagaaaaattatttttttttttttaattatttacaaatgtttgaatttatatatctatgtatgtaacatttatttacaagaaatattatgAGTTATTTAAGCTTTTTGTTATCAAAAATGGTTATAATTACCCAACTCAACATAATTATTGagtactttatatttatcaaaatagttAGTTgctaaaattttgtatttctgtaATTCTAGTCGAACATAGCTTAATATAGCATAATATAGCAAGCTAGctgacatttttattatatgtatgtatataattgttatgTTCAATTGTTTTGATATGCAACAATTCCATTATCGTCATTAAATTTGCAACGTACCATATATTGTCTAGAAATTTTTCTGATTCTTAAAATTTGATtggattaaaatttatttatttattgcctGAATTAACTTAAAAAGGATTAATAACTTACATGTTATTGCACTCTGTTTTCAGCAGAGTACAAATTCATGGATCAAGTGTCAAGTATAATAACAGTAGTTAGAAGTTAAGTTGAAACATATGATAAAAaagatgaatttcattttataactattaatgctttaatttacaaaattaataaaatacaaatatctaGCAAATCATAGGTTCTAATTTAGGTTCTGTGATTTCTATGTCTCTGCATTTAGCATGTTGCAATTCTCTTCTTATTTCAGCTGTAATTGTATGATGAGATTGTTTCCTTAATAATCCTAATAAAGCTTCTTTTTGTTCAGAACTAATATCACccttataacgttgtacaaaAGTTAATAATGCCTGATGCCATAAAACTGGAAGCTCTCTAGGATCTCTttcaaatctaaaaataaatgttattactGAAATTGGAAcattactaaaattatatcttaattttaaatttttacctaagaaaatgaaataccaCTGCATCAATAACTCTATATGGAAGagcatattttttatctaaaaatattctaagaaAAATGCTATTAGCTCCAGTGTAATCcatttctgcaatttttaatattgctgCTGAAGAATGTAAAATTGGTATTGAATTTTTAGCAAGCACAGATCCAATAATAACAGCTTCTCTTAATGTACAGGTTCCAGATTCTAAAAGTGGAAGTAAAATTCCTTTCATGAAACCAGCAGGTTTATACAGAGCTTTCCGTAATGCttcatataaatgaaaatttaatcttttatattctGCTAAGTCATCTCTAATTCGTggtaataatattaagttataaaatctttgcgccattttttctttaagaTTAGAGGCAAATATTCGAGTAGCTTGATACATTGCTGCAGCTGACCATTTTGTTGGAtcagtaatatataatatttgttcccaattttttaaattaggaACAATTTTGAATGCTTTAGGTAATTTTCCACTgcgatattttgttaatacatCTCTAACACCTTCATACATTGCTTTCACCCTTGGATCTAATTCTTGCATTTGAATTGAGCCTGCATCTGAAAATTGAGTTtcaatttctgttttcttttctgttaacttttctaatattatatcaGCCAAAGTCTTCATAGGGGCAGGATCCTTAGACATGAACATTTGTATAGCTCTTTCAtcttcttcatttattttaatatcttgatAATATTGTGCAGTATCCTGTTCATCTTCACTTGATACTTCCTCTGAATCACTAAATTCAGCATTAGTGTCAAGTTTTGTTAATGGTTTCTTTATAGATCTTGTACTTTGTCCAATTCCActttcttcttcaatttccATTTGTTGTCGTCTGGCTTGAGATAGAATTCGTTTTGTAAGAGCAGGATCCACAAACTATACAGTTGCAATCaaagttatatattaaaaattagtttatactaaatatttagaatgatTTATTATAGTATGAGTGATGTAaaggtaaattaattttaaaaatattatattttattccatgACAAATTATACTAAAAGACTAAAATTTATCAATCAGAATTGCTACTGTGTTTTAAGAATAACACactcaataataaaatattaatcaaaatcatttttgtattaaaaaaacaaagatatataaatctaACCTTATCATCATCTTCATGGCGAATTCTGACCTTTCGCCTGTTGTTCGATTTTAcagctttttcttcttctatttgaTCACCTAAAGCTGTTTTAGGTTGTTTAGAAACCTTTATCTTTTTTGCTTTGCCcatcttattattttacaatacttCATACAATCAAGAAAAACATGCAACACAAATCATGAACATAGAAATATAAGGAATAGGAACCAAGCAATAACTGAAGTCATTTCCGAGGAGCGGGAAATGTGATATTTTGGGGCCACATTGGTAATTGGTTATGATCGCGCAAACGCAATCTTATTTTGATCGAGTAAGAGCGAATCAGTAAGACTGGTTAATTGGtttatttcctctttctgATATACGTTATTGAATCAGTGACCAATGATCAGTGCGGCCCCAAGTATCTCGTGATCATAAtctaaaacattattttattatatgcaaataataaataaatctttatttttaataaaattacatcgtTACTAAAGATAAAGAGATTTAACTTTACTTGTGATattaatgtacatattatatttgtatctctggtttatatcttatttttatatgatttatatatctattttattatttatctattttaacAGATTGTTTTATGTAGTGCTCGTGGTGGAGAGATTTACCAAAGGgagatttgaatttttcatgttGAACTTATCTGTAATATccatattataaatttgatcCAAGCTGTGAAATCTAAATTATACCTAATAgaacgttttaaatattttaaatgttattaattaaattctttatataatcagataatatattaatgcaatttaaatatttagtatcTTAAGCTTTACgcaaaattttgaaagaaaacttTATGAACAACAATATAAGCAGAAATATAAAGCTTTGTTAAACTTTcagataattataatcataaagatatattatgaagataaaattttaagagattaaatgttaaaaacttTTTAAGTAAAAGGATGATTTGCAGTTATATTccgtatttaattatcaagtTGTAGATTTGTATGTTTTAGAATTCAAAAAAATTACCGGTGTTACAGTCGAATATCGAAAATTGTGGATATTACAGTCAAGTAAACATTCGGTTCGGTTTAGGCGGGAAGATTGCTTCAAGAATAGCGTGTGTTTTTATGCTGTATTAAAAAAACCTAAGTTGTTCAagtaaagataatatttacattaaattttaaaataattgtaaaaataaatttagaacaATGCCACCAAAAATATCAATGGATTATGCAAAAGTTAGGGGTGagtatttatgttataaactAACCACTACAAAagaatatatcgtaatttagACACATCTAACAAGTTTGTTAATTTCTCTGTTATTTTAGAACAATTAAAGATTTTTTTGACGAGCTTTGTAGCAATAGATAATGAAACTGGCAAGAAAGCACTTAAATATAAGACACAACTCAGTAATATTGCTCACCGTGAACAAGTAGATTTACTAATAGAATTAGATGATATACATGACTTCGATGATGAATTAGCGATATCTATTGCAAACAATACTAGAAGATATGTCAATTTACTTTTGGAggtatgtttatatttataatatggaTATAATATATAGGGATCTTAATATGACAGAAACATATTTCTCTCTCATACCCaaatatatgatacatatCTTGTTCATTCATCAACAAACATGATTGGGAATTTAGGACTTtaagataaagaagaatatattgGTGAATTTGCAGAAAGATGTGATTTGCAGAGAGATATGTTCCTTATATTGTTATTGAATCaattatgtttcattttattctgctaaattataatgtttaattgaattatttcttaCATGTGTATAATGCTTATAATTCAGtcattcatttataaattattttataaagagtGGACCTGTCTCAGGTTTATCATATCATctgttattatatttgattaagGAATATCATAAATCACATATGGACATTGTGAacatgttaatatatttagtttttaatatgGCGTTAAGaagttatttattacattgatTGAAAAgatgtatttacatttacgtaGCTTATTCAAGAGATGTTACCTGAGTTAAAAGAAAGACCTGTACCACCAAAAGATGCTTTGGATGTATATATTGAACATAGATTATTAATGGAAAGTCGTAACAGACATGATGGAGAGCAACGAGATCCGAGAAATAAATATGCCCCAGAACTTATGAGACGCTTgtatatgattttaatattcatttttgtctctatatataaatacataatattatataatacaaacatattttatgaacattTCAGCGAAGTGTATTTCAAGGATTTTGAAACAGCAAAAGCATATTCTGTGAGAGATATAAAAGCTGACAAAATAGGAAAACTAGTTACAGTGAGAGGTATAGTAACAAGATGCAGTGATGTAATGCCCCTTCTTGTTGTTGCTACATACACATGCGATCAATGTGGTGCTGAGACATTCCAACcagtaagaaataaatgattcTTTCATGTTACAGAatggaacaaaaatttaataaaattgaaacttttaGGTTCAATCTCTCAAATATATGCCATTACGACAATGTCCCAGTGATGATTGTCGTATAAATAAAGCTGGTGGTGTCTTAGATATGCAAACAAGAGGGtcaaaatttgtgaaatttcaagaaataaaaatacaagaacATGTAAGttttgtatatgtgtataagttttttatattcataaatatttggtaataatttttataattgtacatattttaataattctaagaGCGATCAAGTTCCAGTGGGTCATATTCCAAGAACATTGACAATATACTGCAGAGGTGAAACAACAAGAAAATGTTTACCTGGGGATCATGTACTTATCACGGGTATATTTTTACCTATTATAAAATCTGGTTTTAGTGTTCGAGTGGGTGCAGCTCTTCTAAATGAAACTTATTTAGATGCACATGTATGTAAtcgattgttttaataattttataatatcgtaatatatctaacataattaaatatatatgttttttatgttttagAGAATTGTCTGTCTCACTAATTCACAAACTGCTGATGATAGTAACGCAGTATTAACAAACGATGAGTTATCCTTAATAGTGGAGGAAGATTTTTATGGTAAATTAGCTCGTTCTATCGCTCCAGAAATTTATGGACTTGAAGATGTTAAAAAAGCGTTGTTATTACTGCTAGTTGGTGGTACAGATAAACAAagagaagatattaaaattagagGTTGTTTAACATTTAagattattgtttatatatatatatttttcttttagctTTATTATATCTATCATTTGTaggtaatattaatatttgtttaatggGTGATCCTGGAGTTGCCAAGTCTCAGTTACTTTCGTTTATAACGAGATTAGCTCCTCGATCTCAATATACGACTGGTAGAGGATCTTCTGGAGTAGGTCTAACTGCTTCAGTtatgaaagataatttaacTGGCCAAATGATGCTCGAAGGAGGAGCTTTGGTACTAGCTGACGAAGGTGTTTGTTGCATCGACGAATTTGATAAGATGGCAGATGCTGATCG
This genomic interval carries:
- the LOC122565895 gene encoding ribonuclease H2 subunit B isoform X2, yielding MFVFSPGNVTVQEVLTFDENKRSWFIDDNVKSDGKLHLSTPIDPIFLILPYLRKSQQAQPLEQCLWDEDFIETTRLTQCQNLKLTLVADRKGDESLQAYKFNEEKALIWLHKKVERVIEVLKQKGIHVSQGAISATYVKSTKLETASEVEYLKYAHGIVSEYLQEDLSKKLAQHLNLADESENKKRKLSSPKDTVEEKKPKKDTTENESVLKPKTPESTKLEKPQKTTIGKKELARQKAAAGSKSITSFFKKK
- the LOC122565890 gene encoding bystin, which translates into the protein MGKAKKIKVSKQPKTALGDQIEEEKAVKSNNRRKVRIRHEDDDKFVDPALTKRILSQARRQQMEIEEESGIGQSTRSIKKPLTKLDTNAEFSDSEEVSSEDEQDTAQYYQDIKINEEDERAIQMFMSKDPAPMKTLADIILEKLTEKKTEIETQFSDAGSIQMQELDPRVKAMYEGVRDVLTKYRSGKLPKAFKIVPNLKNWEQILYITDPTKWSAAAMYQATRIFASNLKEKMAQRFYNLILLPRIRDDLAEYKRLNFHLYEALRKALYKPAGFMKGILLPLLESGTCTLREAVIIGSVLAKNSIPILHSSAAILKIAEMDYTGANSIFLRIFLDKKYALPYRVIDAVVFHFLRFERDPRELPVLWHQALLTFVQRYKGDISSEQKEALLGLLRKQSHHTITAEIRRELQHAKCRDIEITEPKLEPMIC
- the LOC122565895 gene encoding ribonuclease H2 subunit B isoform X1, with product MPRTKASPKKCVKTTNSHPGTNTWVFLMKGDSLNNTDGGVPDVIKLRHPATNQPAMFVFSPGNVTVQEVLTFDENKRSWFIDDNVKSDGKLHLSTPIDPIFLILPYLRKSQQAQPLEQCLWDEDFIETTRLTQCQNLKLTLVADRKGDESLQAYKFNEEKALIWLHKKVERVIEVLKQKGIHVSQGAISATYVKSTKLETASEVEYLKYAHGIVSEYLQEDLSKKLAQHLNLADESENKKRKLSSPKDTVEEKKPKKDTTENESVLKPKTPESTKLEKPQKTTIGKKELARQKAAAGSKSITSFFKKK
- the LOC122565887 gene encoding DNA replication licensing factor Mcm7: MPPKISMDYAKVREQLKIFLTSFVAIDNETGKKALKYKTQLSNIAHREQVDLLIELDDIHDFDDELAISIANNTRRYVNLLLELIQEMLPELKERPVPPKDALDVYIEHRLLMESRNRHDGEQRDPRNKYAPELMRRFEVYFKDFETAKAYSVRDIKADKIGKLVTVRGIVTRCSDVMPLLVVATYTCDQCGAETFQPVQSLKYMPLRQCPSDDCRINKAGGVLDMQTRGSKFVKFQEIKIQEHSDQVPVGHIPRTLTIYCRGETTRKCLPGDHVLITGIFLPIIKSGFSVRVGAALLNETYLDAHRIVCLTNSQTADDSNAVLTNDELSLIVEEDFYGKLARSIAPEIYGLEDVKKALLLLLVGGTDKQREDIKIRGNINICLMGDPGVAKSQLLSFITRLAPRSQYTTGRGSSGVGLTASVMKDNLTGQMMLEGGALVLADEGVCCIDEFDKMADADRTAIHEVMEQQTISIAKAGITTRLNARVSILAAANPAYGRYNPKRTIEQNIQLPAALLSRFDLLWLIQDRADRGNDLKMAQHITYVHQHCIQPPMESQALDMNLIRRYITVCKTKQPVVPEELTDYIVESYVEMRKAARNSQDKTFTSARNLLALLRLSTALARLRLSDVVEKADVIEANRLIEMSKYSINYSETLSTNVQENPMSRIFYLIKELASNTKTVKVSDILERCTTKGFKPDQINDCIEEYEALNVWQVNQTRTQITFI